The following DNA comes from Spirochaetota bacterium.
AGTATCGCATCAAATGACTGTTAACGCATCTGAGGTAAATTGACATCCCAAATAAGTATTGGAAATCGCAGGTATTACATATGTCAATATTGCTTCATCAAACGCTGAAATGTAATATTCTGTATCTTGAATATTTGACAATCTCCATGGAAAAAACTAGTGAAATAGGTATTAAATTGTATCTTTTAATATCTCAAATTTAGATTTTAATTCACTTATTTTCTTTTTTAATTTTTGTTGAATATCATTTCTATTTATATATGTATAATCTATAATATTCTTTAAACTCTCAAAATTAACTTCATGAATATCGACTGTATTTTTATCTAATCCTAATAATTTCATATACTCGAATAATTTAAATTGATAATTAATTGAACATGTAGGTACATATGCGCTTGTGGCTAGAATACAAGCATGCATTCTTGTAACTAAAAGAAAATCCATTATTTTAAATAGCCCCATAATTTCAGAAGGTCTATAGAGATTCTCAACAATAGCGACATCTCCCTTATTCCTGATTAATTGATAAATGTCGTGTGTTGCTTTTATATCATCTTCTCGGCATCCATGGATTTTCACATTAGTAGGAACATAAATAACATAATAGCCTAATTCTTCTATCAGATAATCAGTTATTTGTGAAACAGCATCTTTATATCCTTCGTATCCTGTTGAATGGAGTGGAGCTTTAAAATAGCTCCATTCCATTACAGAAATTCCAACAATAGCTCTATTTTCATAATTTATGTTCTCCATTTCTAAGATTTGATTTATTCTTTTTTGATCAATTGCTTTCTGTAGAATAGCTACATCAGGCATAAAACTAAAATTATCAAATTTTATCCCTAAATTCTTGACAATACTTACCGATTTATAGTCTCTCAAAAAAATATAATTACATCGCTTAATAATATAAGCAGACAATTTTTTAGTGATATTATAATGAAATGGACCAATAGTTTGTGGAAATAAAATTATTCTTTTTTTGTAATTTGTTATTACCCACATTGTATAAAGACAAAAAGGCAATACTAGTACAAAGTTATCATTAATTCTTTCTGCACCAATACTTATACAAATATCAGCTTTCTTTATTTTTTCTATAGCAACTAATTTTGAATGATTGTATGTATAAAATTTTTCTGGGATTGGTAATTGTAAAGTTCTAATCATTAAATGAATGATCATCCATAAGAATGACTTTACCACCCAAAATAATTGTTTTATTCTATGTTGGGAGAAGGGAAATGAAAACAGTTCTTCATAACTATTATAACCGGAAAAAGTTTTAACAGATTCTACATTTTGAGCTAGTAATTCTATTTTTGCATTTGGATATTTTTGTTTAATTAAATTAATACTATTTTCAATTAGTGACGCACTTCCAATATTAGCATCTGAATAGGCTTCAAATATTAGGATTTTCATTATATTAAATTATCCATATCTTAATTCATCGCTTGTGACATTATCAATTAGGTTGTATTGAATATGTATTGGATTTCTTGATATTGAAGTTTTCTAAATCTGTGTTCACTAATAATATCTGAATAATCTTAGTAAAAAAACTTTTAGCACTGATCAAATAACTTCTCATATTGTGGAATTATTATTTCTGTTCGGAAATCTTCTGCTCTTAGTTCCCCTTTTTTAGAAATCTTATTCCGTAAATTTCCATCTTTCAATAAGGCTAGCATCGCCTCTGCTAATGCTTTTTCATCATTCATCTGTACTAAAAAGCCATTTTCTCCATTTATAATTATTTCTTTTGGTCCCGTTGGACAATCTGTAGCAATTACTGGGGTACCACAAGCCATTGCTTCCAAAATAACCATAGGAAGGCCCTCCCAATCAGAGGATAAAACAAAGATGTCTGCTTTCGAAAGCCAGGCAAAGGGATTATCCTTAAAGCCCAGAAATCTTACAAATTTTTTTACATTTAACTCATCAACTAAATTTTGTAAATCATTCAACAATTCACCTTGACCTAATATAATCAAGTAAACCTCTTTTTGTTGAAGTACTAAACTAAATGCTCTTATCAATCTATCAAAACGTTTTTGTTGTGTTAATCTTCCTAAAGAAATTATTATCTGTCCTTTTTTATAATTTAATAAATCATCTGCAATACTATCTAAAGCTTGTTCTTTAATTAGCTTTACAGGTATTGGATTGTTGATTACTGTTATATTCGCCGGTTTTAGTTTTAAATCAACAATCAAATTCTCTTTCATATGTTGAGATATCGCTACAATTTTATCAGCCTTTCTATAGGAAAATTTCATTAATAATTTTTTAAGGTGCCGTGCTCTTGTTGTTGGTAAAAACGCACTATGGCTGCCGTGTTCACAGACTATAATTTTGGGCCTATCATTTATAAATAAACAAGAAAGTACCGCGATGATACTCGAATAGTAGTACATCCCTATTATTGAAGCAGGTTTTATATCTTTAATCACTTTTCGTAATCTAAAAATAAGATTAAAGAAATCCCATCTACTCATTTTATCAATATCTATAATATTTATATCTGGAGGTAGTTCATTTAAAAATTTCCCTTGTTTAATAAAAAGGACCAAGCTAATTTCATATTTTTCATTACTTAGATTATTAAACAGGGTTAGTAATACCCTTTCAGCCCCCCCTCCAGCAAGAGAAGGAATTACAAATAAAAGCTTTGTTTTCATACTCATATCAGTTATATCCCTAAAACAATCTTAGTATAGAGTAAATATAATTAAAGTATAAATCAAAAATCTTATTTAAGATAATATATAGAAAAATATTAAATAAAAATGTAGTTGTAGATTATACTTCTTTTATTATTTGCATATTAGATATAAATGAAGACTAACCACTTGATATTGAAGTGTAATATTACTCTCCATAATTACTGTAATATGTCACCAATAAGTGTAGTATATATCCATAATTTTTGAAAATAGATAATCGCCAATAAAGCAACACCCAATCCCTTGTGAAATCATTGTCAAATTCGTTGTAACTACTCTACTATACTGGTTACATATAATGCTAATGAGTCAAACCTTTTAACAATTAAATAAAAGAGATTAAATGTAATTGAAATAATTCATGAAATCTTATAAAAAAATCAAATTTATTTGCTATTTGGGTACTGAATATTGCTGAGTAGTCTTCATAAATAATTTTAGTTTGGTAAACCCTTGTGGCGACTCCCCCACCGAGGCTTAATTATTATTGTTAAATTTCAACTATAAATATCATTATAAATATTGATGTAAGCTTCCCTGCAAAAATAATATTTCCCAAATTCTGCAATTAAATTTCTATTAAACAATGTGATTAGAAATTTCTTTATCTCTCTCTCAAATTCAGACCTATCATCAAAGTTTTCCACACAAACTCCTAATTTCATATTTGTGACAATATCCTCTAAATCACCTATCCCAGTCGAGACAAACACAGGAACACCACATAAAATATATTCTGAAAATTTTGTAGGTGAAGATACTTTATTTAATAATATTTTATCTCTTAATAGAACACCAAGATCAAAACATTGCACATACCTGCCTAAATCTTCATATTCTATACTCATAATAATAGAATTGGCATTCTTGCCATATAATTCATGTGCTTTCTCAATATCTTTTGTCAGTATTAATAAAACAGCATCGTTTCTAAATGATTGTACAATTTCGAATAACTCAAAAGCCTTGTCCACACGTTGCCAGGAATGCATTGAACCAGAATAGCCTATGACAAATTTATCAGATAAACCCAATTTATCTCTTACGCATTCCCGTATATTACTATCATAGGAAAAAATGTCAGACCGGCCAATGCTGGGGATAATGTAGGTTTTGTCAATATCTCCATATCTATGAAAAATATTCTTCTTTAATGCATTTGATACCATAAGACATATATCTGACTCAAGAACACACTTTTTCTGCACTCTCTCAATATGTGATATCGCATTAGATGTCATTGATGGATATAAAAATTTATATTCACTTACACTGTCAGCTCTCATATCAAATATTAATTTACATCGATAAGATATTTTTTTTACATATGTACAAAACAAAGTAGACCATATTCCTCGGGAATGAAGAATAATATTATACCCTAATAAATTCAATAAAAGGAATACAAATCCGATTGAAAGTGAATAGTATAAACTTAGCACCTTTCCTGAAATTTTCATTTGATTTAATGCTAAAAAGCAAAAATTGAAAATTTTTTTTTCTTTCATATATTTCTGTTTGTTTTTTATTAAACGATATTTTTGTGCAAAAGTCTTAATACTAATAAAATTTATAAAAATCAAATTGTGATCAATTCCTTTTAAAAAATCAAGATAAGATAGAACTTGAGAATCAATAATACCTTCCGTGATATCGCCATTATATATAAATATCTTAATGTTTTTTTTCATGATTAGTTAAATATGAATAAAACTTTGAATATTATATTTAGCATAATTTACTATTTTGTGTTTTATATAATGAACTATATATAAAAGCTAAAATAATTATATATAAATAGTTTAATGATGCAGTACCAATAGGATTGATTGTGAATAGAAAAGGTATTGCATAACAAATTGATATACTAATAATAAATATATTTTTATCCACAGATAGTTTCATATATTTATAAATGGTGATATAAATTGCGACAATTATTATACAAAAAGGAATTAAGGTAATTAAACCCATTTCAGATAAAACTTGCAGAAGGGTATTATGTGCCCACTTAGGGTGACTGTACCCATCATATGACTTATTATACTTTGTGAAATATGAATATATTTGGAAGTTATTTAAACCAATTCCCATAAAATAATGGTCTTTAATTATTGCAATCGCACAATAGTAGGCGCTAAATCTTGTAGCAATAGTATCAAATCTTGATACTCTATCTCTGAATAATTCGACATCAGAAATCATGGGATATATTTGAAATGCAATAATTACAATAAATAAAACTGTTATCAATGTTATATAGCGACTTTTTCTATAGTATAACAGCGGTATTAGCAAGGACATTATAAATACTATTATTATAGTTCTATTCATAGAACATAAAATACCACAAAAGATTAATATTAGAGCAACAAATTCAAATGAGTATAATCTCGTTTTTTTTATATGCTTTATTGCTAAAATTATTAAAATACAAAGAGATAAAAATAAACCATATTCTTCTGATGTTGGGAATGGCCCATTGGCCCTAACAAAAAAATCAGTTCCTCTTAATCCGACAACGTTAGGGAATAAATCATAATAGGTGAAATATTCAATTATTCCCATTGTTGAAATTACTATTCCAATAATCCAGAAAATAATCAACATCCTTGTTATATCATAATCCTTATTAAAAAAATGGACACTTATATAAAATAACATAAATGTCAATATATAAGCATCCAAAAAAGATTGAATCGCCCGGATCGGATCATCTGAACGTATAAAGGAAATAAAGGCTGGAATAAGGAAAAATAATATCATCAAGAATATATTTTTGTTTACTTCAAATCGTTTTTCCATAAAATTTTTTATAATTATTATGAGAAATAAAGTTAATATTACGACTCTATTAAATGTTATATCAGGTAATTGCCCTAGATTGATCTGAATATTATTTAAAATGGGAAATGAAATTAACCATATGAAAAAAAGTTTATAACTGTTAATGACAGCAATATACATAAGAGGGAATAGAAGAACAATACCAATTCCTAAATATTGATTAATTAGCATTCCTACTGTTATAATGATTGAAATAACTAATGTTATTATGAATTTACTCATGTTTTTTATTAAAAGCCATCTCTATAATATACAAATGCTAAGTTGAGCTTTATCAATAGGCACCCTCCCCTTTGATTCCCAACTTCCTTAGCACAGTTATGTTAGTTTTCATTACATAATAGGATTGTTACGACATGTCACGTTTCATAAATTCAATTCCAATAAATACGTATATTTGCCTCTTATCAGCTTTAATAGAATTCATATTACAGAATTTATTATTTTGCAACAACCAAACATTAGTATTTTGAGATGTTTATATTAAACCCTATTTTCCATTGCATATTATATTATTAAAATATACGAAAAAAATATTACTGCCGCATGCGGCCACTGCAATATCTAATTTACCATCACCATCAATATCTCCTAATCCAACAGCATGATTCCATTTTAGATACTGATCTGATTTATCAATAATATGAACTTTCCAGTTTTTGTTAAATGTTTTACCATCATTTTCAAACCATACTAATTGGTTTTTACTTTCATCAGCTACTATTATATCCAAATCTTTATCACCATCAAGATCACCTGCATCTATTTCCCTTAAATTTTCACAACTTCTATAATTATGATTATTTATTTTATATTTTCTCCATTCTCCTTTTACGTTATGAGGTAAAGGATTTCTTATTATATAGATATCCCCTTGATGATTACCAGTTATAATATCCATATTTCCATCCTTATCAATATCCTCAATTTCAAATATACTCACACCATGTCCAACAGGAAAGTTAGCAATGATTCTATCATTCCAATTATTCTGAACAGTTGGATCATTTGAATAGCTATATAGATGTAATTTCCCACCATTTTTTGAATCATCTTCTGAAGCAATTATATTTTGACGTCCATCTTTATTAAGATCAGCAACTCTTGCATTAAAACATCTTATACAATTTAAATCTATCCATGTCATTGACCATTTGTTTGAATCTTTATTATTCTTTAACCATCCCAGACTATTATCAGTTTTTGTTGAAAATACAACATCCTGGTTGTTATCTCCATCAATATCACCAACTTCAACATGATAAGTTCTATGAGAATCATTCTGATAAATAACATGCTTTTTCCATTCTGATACTTTTGTTATGTTTTCTGGAGCCTCAAACCATACAATATCATAGCTTTTATAATCTCCAGCTACTATCAGGTCTTTCCTATTGTCTTCATTCATATCTGTTATTGCAGTATAATGTGCAGCGCCTAAAAAACCTCCAACAATCTTTACCCTGAACATATTCTTAAAAAACTTAATTATTGGTTTTAATGGAATTCCACCAGATACGGATTGGTCTATAACATAGCGTGTCCAGTTTTTGGGACTACGTGGATTTTCACTATATTTGTAAATCAGAAGTGAATCTGATCTATATGAATTAGCGATGAGTTCCAGTTGACCGTCATTGTCCAGGTCATATGGAACAATATTATGAGCGCCATCAGTATAAAGAACATCAGAATCAATAATTACTCCCTCCCATTCCTCCTTTTGAAAAACTGAAGGAGGCATATTTTCACAGGGAGTATTATAACCATATTTCTCTTTTAAGTTATTGATTACTTTATAAGATTTATAGTATGCCCATATTGAATAAATGAATAATATTAAAATTGTTAATGAGATTATAATACTAATCTTTTTCTTATTCATACTTAATATATACTTCCCAATAGGTTGTATAATTAAAAATTGGAAATTGGGGAATTAATATCCATATCAATAGCTATTATGTATCGCTTCCTAATCGTAAGAAAAACTTATAAAAAATATTCTTAACATTTTCCTTTTCTTCAGGCTGAATTTCTTTAAATAAAAAAAGAAATAAGCCATAGGTTATAATTCCAAGTAGAACACTAATAATTATGTTTAAAGTATTTCTAGGTAAATATATATTACTTAGATAATAAATGCATACTCCCATTATTGCTGATATCAATGAAATTCTTACTAAAGATCTAAAAGGAAATTTCCATACAAAAATTCTACGTGATCTTATTACTATTACAAATAATAAAAAAACATAAGAAATTAGGGTAGTTAATGCAGCAGCTACATATCCAAACTTTGGTATAAATAATATATTAAGAAATAAATTAAACGCTCCTGATATCCCAATGGCAAATGTTATATAACCTGTTTTTTTATGAAACAAAAAGCCAGCATGAAAGATATTTTGAAGACCCAAAAAAAAAATTCCTAATGTTATAAAAGGAATAATCTTATACCCTTCGAGATATTCTTTTCCTACCATAATACTAAAAAGGGGTTTAGCAAGAACGATAAAACCAAACACAGCTGGAATGCAAATCATTAAATAATAACGAGTAATTTGTTCTCGAAATTCCTTGCTCTTTTCTTCTCCTTCATTTTCCCAAATACGATTCGATATAGGTGAAGAGGCTACCATAAATAACGAAATAATGAGCATTATACTTCTATTGGTAATATTATAGCTTGTGGCATATATTCCGACCTCATGAGCCCCTCGAATAAATTCTAAGACATATCTATCTGACAGGCTTAATATCCAGGCAGCCATATTCCCTAAAACTAAAGGGGAACTATACCTTGCCATTTTTTTTATTAATGATAAATCAATTTGAGCTGTAGTTGTGTAAAATTTTTTTATTGATATATTCCATTGTAATGGTAATACTATTACAATGGAAAGGATCATCCCATAGAATAAACCCTCAATATTTGTTTTAAATATAAATATAAACAATAACCCAAGGCTCAAACTCATTATACTTCGCCAGACAGAAAATCCACTAAACCAAATAATTTTTCTTTGTGCGCTTAAGATAGATAAGAAAACATTATAAATGCTACAGACAGCAAAAAAACCTGCACCTGCTAATAAAAGGAAATATAGTTGTAAAGGGATATAGGTCTTAATAAAGAGTATGAAAATAACAAAAATGACAGTTAGTGAGAATGTAGAAATAATTGCAGACCAAAAAATATTCCAAAGAAATTGATTTACTTTATTTTCTCTTTCAAAGGCAGGATAGAATCTAATAGTTGACATTGATATCCAACCCGTTACTGTAATAAATATTGATATAGTAGTTATTGCTAAACTATAATAACCATATTCTTTAGGAGGGAATAATCTTGTTATTATAGGGATGCTAATAAATCCAACAATTCCAGGAACAATTCGAGCAGGTATATATTTTATTGCGTCATTAATAAAATCTTTTATCATTATTTAACTAAATTGAAATATCCCCAAATTTAATAGGTAATTTTTGAATAATATATTTATATTTCCCACCTTTAGTTCTATGGATAGTATCAGTATATTCCAATTTTACTTCAATATTCCTAAGCTCTTTCTTTAAATTATTAATAATACTCATAGCATTATCCTGTGTAAATGATGGCGAAGGTATTATATATAAAATCGCTTTCCCTTTTGTATCTTGATAAAACTGAAATTGTTTAACATTCTTCATAATTGAAGAATATGGAATTATAATAATAGGTATTAGATCACCAGTATTTGTAACTAAATACTCATTTTCTCGTCCTTCAATCGATTGCAATAAAGGATAGTTTCTTCCACATGGACACTTCTCATTACACCAAGAAGCAATATCTCCTACTTGGTATCTTATTAGCGGCATGGCATAATTGTTAAATCCTGTGCCAACAATTTTTCCCAGAGTGCCCTCAAGTTTAATGGGTAAACCATCAGAATCAATTATTTCTGTAATTCCGTATTCAGGAAATATATGATATTGACTATTTATTTCGCATTCAGTCCCAATAATTACTCTTTCCGTCTGGCCATAAAAAGAAAAGAGTCGACATTGAAGTGCATCCTCAATCCTTTTTTTCTGCCAGGGATAGAGCATTTCTGAACCACATATAACCAATTTTATTGAAGGGAATATTGGTATCTCCTTTCTCAAAACATAATTAGCTAGAATAATTAAATTTGAAGGAATACTTTTAAAAACCTTAGGTTGGAACTCCCGTATCAAATTTACATAAATATGCAGATTATCTTCGTTCATGGAATTAGCAGATATATGCATTACTCGTTTTAACGGATCATATTCACATAACTTATTATTTAATTTTAGGTGTGTTAAATCGAGACGCTTTTCATTAAAACGATATCCAGCTATATTCCAAATTGTCCATATAAAACTTTCCTCTTTATGTATAGTCTTGCTTTTTTGCCAATAGAGAGTTAATGGACTAACAGTTGTCCCACTTGTTTTTTCTAGATATAAATCACTTTTATCCACATTAACGGCTAACAAATCATTAAAATTATCTCGAATTATCTCTTTTGTTAGAATTGGCAATTCATTGATATCTTGTTTTGATCTTATATCTTCTGGTTTTAAATATCTTTCATCAAATACTCTTCTATAATATGGTACATGTTCATAGGAGTATTTCAATAACCTTTTCAATTCTTGTATTTGATATTCTTCTAACTGTTCTCTGCTCCACCATTGAGATTTCTGAAGGAAATAATAAGTATCCCAGAATACTTTACTATATCGATATCCTATTGGAATACAGCTGTATATATATTTTAGACCCTGTTTTATTGGGTAAGGTATTTTTACATAATTCTGCATTCACCTATGTCTCTTTTAAAATTGTAGAAAAAACATTCCAAAAATTTGAATCATTTATAAATATTTTCTTCTTCCTCTTCATATCCTCTTTTAATGATTCCACTATGTATATTTTAAGGCAAAATACCTTTATATATTTGACATGCTGATAATGTTTCCTGCCAGTTAAATTAGCAGTTCTGTTAGAGGCAATATTATCGGTTGATGTAACTGAAAATGCTTTTGTAGCAATTTTATTTTTTGATAAATAGTATGTTCTATATTGTCCACATTGATATGCAAGACGTTGTCCTCGATACTGTGAAGGCACATATGCTCCAGAATAGTATGCAATCGTAGGAGGTATGTACATTTTTTTTATTCCAAGCCATGGAATGCTAATATCTGATAATTCTACCCAAAGATAACACATATTTGCGCCACTGTCTTTGTCTTTAACTAAAAATAAGATATGTCCCTTTCTTAATCTTTCTAATGCCTGCTCTTTTGTATGCCAAATATCTTTGTATTCCTCATCAATATCTTTTTCTGAAGCAATAATAAAATTCAGACTATTATTATTAGTTTGATTTGGAACAATATAATATTCACCCATGATTGTTTCTCTATAAATAAAAAAATCTGGTTTAAGCCTATAATAAATTCTTTTTGCAGTTGCACTAAATCCGTTATAATTATAATAATTTTTCATTTTTTTCACATACTCAACCAATATATCTTTATTATTTAATTTCATCCTTTTCGACTTTTGCACTTCTATACCTATTTCACATTATTTTTCTGATGTAAGTATGAAAGGAATGTGTTTTCTCTATTATTTGTAGATTGACAGCCAAAT
Coding sequences within:
- a CDS encoding O-antigen ligase family protein; translation: MEKRFEVNKNIFLMILFFLIPAFISFIRSDDPIRAIQSFLDAYILTFMLFYISVHFFNKDYDITRMLIIFWIIGIVISTMGIIEYFTYYDLFPNVVGLRGTDFFVRANGPFPTSEEYGLFLSLCILIILAIKHIKKTRLYSFEFVALILIFCGILCSMNRTIIIVFIMSLLIPLLYYRKSRYITLITVLFIVIIAFQIYPMISDVELFRDRVSRFDTIATRFSAYYCAIAIIKDHYFMGIGLNNFQIYSYFTKYNKSYDGYSHPKWAHNTLLQVLSEMGLITLIPFCIIIVAIYITIYKYMKLSVDKNIFIISISICYAIPFLFTINPIGTASLNYLYIIILAFIYSSLYKTQNSKLC
- a CDS encoding glycosyltransferase gives rise to the protein MSMKTKLLFVIPSLAGGGAERVLLTLFNNLSNEKYEISLVLFIKQGKFLNELPPDINIIDIDKMSRWDFFNLIFRLRKVIKDIKPASIIGMYYYSSIIAVLSCLFINDRPKIIVCEHGSHSAFLPTTRARHLKKLLMKFSYRKADKIVAISQHMKENLIVDLKLKPANITVINNPIPVKLIKEQALDSIADDLLNYKKGQIIISLGRLTQQKRFDRLIRAFSLVLQQKEVYLIILGQGELLNDLQNLVDELNVKKFVRFLGFKDNPFAWLSKADIFVLSSDWEGLPMVILEAMACGTPVIATDCPTGPKEIIINGENGFLVQMNDEKALAEAMLALLKDGNLRNKISKKGELRAEDFRTEIIIPQYEKLFDQC
- a CDS encoding VCBS repeat-containing protein, translating into MNKKKISIIISLTILILFIYSIWAYYKSYKVINNLKEKYGYNTPCENMPPSVFQKEEWEGVIIDSDVLYTDGAHNIVPYDLDNDGQLELIANSYRSDSLLIYKYSENPRSPKNWTRYVIDQSVSGGIPLKPIIKFFKNMFRVKIVGGFLGAAHYTAITDMNEDNRKDLIVAGDYKSYDIVWFEAPENITKVSEWKKHVIYQNDSHRTYHVEVGDIDGDNNQDVVFSTKTDNSLGWLKNNKDSNKWSMTWIDLNCIRCFNARVADLNKDGRQNIIASEDDSKNGGKLHLYSYSNDPTVQNNWNDRIIANFPVGHGVSIFEIEDIDKDGNMDIITGNHQGDIYIIRNPLPHNVKGEWRKYKINNHNYRSCENLREIDAGDLDGDKDLDIIVADESKNQLVWFENDGKTFNKNWKVHIIDKSDQYLKWNHAVGLGDIDGDGKLDIAVAACGSNIFFVYFNNIICNGK
- a CDS encoding polysaccharide biosynthesis C-terminal domain-containing protein — its product is MIKDFINDAIKYIPARIVPGIVGFISIPIITRLFPPKEYGYYSLAITTISIFITVTGWISMSTIRFYPAFERENKVNQFLWNIFWSAIISTFSLTVIFVIFILFIKTYIPLQLYFLLLAGAGFFAVCSIYNVFLSILSAQRKIIWFSGFSVWRSIMSLSLGLLFIFIFKTNIEGLFYGMILSIVIVLPLQWNISIKKFYTTTAQIDLSLIKKMARYSSPLVLGNMAAWILSLSDRYVLEFIRGAHEVGIYATSYNITNRSIMLIISLFMVASSPISNRIWENEGEEKSKEFREQITRYYLMICIPAVFGFIVLAKPLFSIMVGKEYLEGYKIIPFITLGIFFLGLQNIFHAGFLFHKKTGYITFAIGISGAFNLFLNILFIPKFGYVAAALTTLISYVFLLFVIVIRSRRIFVWKFPFRSLVRISLISAIMGVCIYYLSNIYLPRNTLNIIISVLLGIITYGLFLFLFKEIQPEEKENVKNIFYKFFLRLGSDT
- a CDS encoding polysaccharide pyruvyl transferase family protein yields the protein MKILIFEAYSDANIGSASLIENSINLIKQKYPNAKIELLAQNVESVKTFSGYNSYEELFSFPFSQHRIKQLFWVVKSFLWMIIHLMIRTLQLPIPEKFYTYNHSKLVAIEKIKKADICISIGAERINDNFVLVLPFCLYTMWVITNYKKRIILFPQTIGPFHYNITKKLSAYIIKRCNYIFLRDYKSVSIVKNLGIKFDNFSFMPDVAILQKAIDQKRINQILEMENINYENRAIVGISVMEWSYFKAPLHSTGYEGYKDAVSQITDYLIEELGYYVIYVPTNVKIHGCREDDIKATHDIYQLIRNKGDVAIVENLYRPSEIMGLFKIMDFLLVTRMHACILATSAYVPTCSINYQFKLFEYMKLLGLDKNTVDIHEVNFESLKNIIDYTYINRNDIQQKLKKKISELKSKFEILKDTI
- a CDS encoding phenylacetate--CoA ligase family protein, with the protein product MQNYVKIPYPIKQGLKYIYSCIPIGYRYSKVFWDTYYFLQKSQWWSREQLEEYQIQELKRLLKYSYEHVPYYRRVFDERYLKPEDIRSKQDINELPILTKEIIRDNFNDLLAVNVDKSDLYLEKTSGTTVSPLTLYWQKSKTIHKEESFIWTIWNIAGYRFNEKRLDLTHLKLNNKLCEYDPLKRVMHISANSMNEDNLHIYVNLIREFQPKVFKSIPSNLIILANYVLRKEIPIFPSIKLVICGSEMLYPWQKKRIEDALQCRLFSFYGQTERVIIGTECEINSQYHIFPEYGITEIIDSDGLPIKLEGTLGKIVGTGFNNYAMPLIRYQVGDIASWCNEKCPCGRNYPLLQSIEGRENEYLVTNTGDLIPIIIIPYSSIMKNVKQFQFYQDTKGKAILYIIPSPSFTQDNAMSIINNLKKELRNIEVKLEYTDTIHRTKGGKYKYIIQKLPIKFGDISI